The following coding sequences lie in one Thiohalospira halophila DSM 15071 genomic window:
- the rpmD gene encoding 50S ribosomal protein L30, with translation MSENTIKVTLVRSPAHRRENHKACVRGLGLRRMNHTREVLDTPENRGMINKVSYMLRVEEN, from the coding sequence ATGAGTGAGAACACGATCAAGGTTACGCTCGTTCGAAGTCCGGCGCATCGTCGTGAGAACCACAAGGCCTGCGTCCGGGGGCTCGGCCTCCGGCGCATGAATCATACTCGCGAGGTCCTCGATACCCCGGAGAATCGCGGCATGATCAACAAGGTCTCCTACATGCTCCGCGTCGAGGAGAACTGA
- the rpsQ gene encoding 30S ribosomal protein S17, producing the protein MSEEKQARSVVGRVVSDKADKTVTVLIERRVAHPLYKKFMKRSTKVRAHDENNEGREGDLVRIQEGRPRSKTKSWELTGVVERPD; encoded by the coding sequence ATGAGCGAGGAAAAGCAGGCGCGGAGCGTTGTCGGGCGAGTAGTCTCCGACAAGGCCGACAAGACCGTCACGGTGCTCATCGAGCGCCGGGTCGCGCACCCCCTCTACAAGAAGTTCATGAAGCGCTCTACCAAGGTGCGCGCGCATGACGAGAACAACGAGGGCCGTGAAGGCGACCTCGTCCGCATCCAGGAGGGGCGGCCGCGGTCCAAGACCAAGAGCTGGGAGCTCACCGGCGTGGTTGAACGCCCGGATTAA
- the rpmC gene encoding 50S ribosomal protein L29, protein MKASDLRNKNEAELREELTGLLREQFNLRMQHATGQLDKNHRLKAVRRDIARVKTVLNERVEQA, encoded by the coding sequence ATGAAGGCGAGTGATCTGCGCAACAAGAACGAGGCCGAGCTGCGCGAAGAGCTCACGGGCCTGCTGCGCGAGCAGTTCAACCTGCGCATGCAGCACGCCACCGGCCAACTGGACAAGAATCACCGTTTGAAGGCGGTCCGCCGCGATATCGCGCGCGTCAAGACGGTGCTCAACGAAAGGGTCGAGCAGGCATGA
- the rplD gene encoding 50S ribosomal protein L4: MELKKTTAGGNASTNSVELSDGIFANAFNEDLVAQVVTAYMNRARQGSKAQKSRSDVRGGGAKPWRQKGTGRARSGTIRSPIWTGGGKTFAAEPRDFSQKVNRKMYRGAMRSILSELVRQERLMVMDKLELEAPKTRELAGQLKKLGAEDALIVTAELDEKLYLASRNLPHVAAIDAEALDPVSLVGFGKVIMTAAAVKRVEEKLA; this comes from the coding sequence ATGGAACTCAAGAAGACGACGGCGGGCGGCAACGCCTCGACCAACAGCGTTGAGCTCAGTGACGGCATCTTTGCCAATGCGTTCAACGAAGATCTCGTCGCCCAGGTGGTGACCGCGTATATGAACCGCGCCCGTCAGGGCTCGAAGGCGCAGAAGAGCCGCTCCGACGTTCGCGGTGGCGGCGCCAAGCCCTGGCGGCAGAAGGGGACCGGGCGCGCCCGGTCCGGGACGATTCGAAGCCCGATCTGGACCGGCGGCGGCAAGACGTTCGCGGCTGAGCCCCGTGACTTCTCCCAGAAGGTCAATCGGAAGATGTACCGGGGTGCGATGCGCTCCATCCTCTCCGAGCTGGTGCGTCAGGAACGCCTGATGGTCATGGACAAGCTCGAGCTCGAGGCGCCCAAGACCCGCGAGCTTGCCGGCCAGCTGAAGAAACTCGGTGCCGAGGATGCCCTCATCGTGACGGCAGAGCTGGACGAAAAGCTCTACCTGGCCTCGCGCAATCTGCCCCACGTGGCGGCCATCGATGCCGAGGCCCTGGATCCGGTCAGCCTGGTGGGCTTCGGCAAGGTCATCATGACGGCCGCAGCGGTCAAGCGTGTCGAGGAGAAGCTGGCATGA
- the rplX gene encoding 50S ribosomal protein L24 produces MRKIKQGDQVVVVAGKDKGERGTVLRVVQRRRGLGVVVEGVNQVRKHQKPNPQLGQPGGIIEQEKPLDISNVMLLNPATGGGDRVGFKVLEDGRKVRYFKSNGETVDA; encoded by the coding sequence ATGCGAAAAATCAAGCAGGGCGACCAGGTGGTCGTCGTTGCCGGTAAGGACAAGGGCGAGCGCGGCACCGTTCTTCGGGTCGTTCAGCGCCGCCGCGGGCTCGGGGTTGTCGTCGAAGGCGTCAACCAGGTCCGCAAGCACCAGAAGCCCAATCCGCAGCTCGGCCAGCCCGGCGGGATCATCGAGCAGGAGAAACCGCTGGATATCTCCAACGTGATGCTCCTGAATCCGGCTACCGGTGGCGGTGACCGAGTCGGCTTCAAGGTCCTCGAGGACGGGCGGAAGGTGCGCTACTTCAAGTCCAACGGCGAAACCGTGGACGCCTGA
- the secY gene encoding preprotein translocase subunit SecY, producing the protein MASALGGGKLTELKQRLLFVLGAIIVFRIGAHIPVPGIDPVALSAMFEQQKGTILDMFNMFSGGALKRLTVFALGIMPYISASIIMQLLTKVSPKLEQISKEGAAGKRKITQYTRYATLALATFQAIGVAIALEGQQAGGVPVVIDPGWAFRFVAVITLVSGTMFLMWLGEQITERGIGNGISLIIFAGIVAGLPSAIGGTLELARTGELSVALLILLFILALAVTAFVVFMERGQRRITVNYAKRQQGRKVYAGQSSHLPLKVNMAGVIPPIFASSIILFPATLGGWFGSAEGMGWLQDLSNTLSPGQPLYVLFYALAIIFFTFFYTALMFNPRETADNLKKSGAFVPGIRPGEQTAKYVDKVLSRLTVVGALYITAVCLLPEFLIVAWNVPFYFGGTSLLIIVIVIMDFMAQVQAHLMSHQYDGLMKKANLTQR; encoded by the coding sequence ATGGCGAGCGCCCTCGGCGGCGGGAAGCTGACGGAACTCAAGCAGCGGCTGCTGTTCGTTCTGGGAGCGATTATCGTCTTCCGGATCGGGGCGCACATCCCGGTCCCGGGAATCGACCCCGTTGCGCTTTCCGCGATGTTCGAGCAGCAGAAGGGCACCATCCTGGACATGTTCAACATGTTCTCGGGGGGCGCGCTCAAACGGCTCACCGTGTTCGCCCTCGGGATCATGCCGTACATATCGGCATCGATCATCATGCAGCTGCTCACCAAGGTATCGCCCAAGCTGGAGCAGATCAGCAAGGAAGGCGCGGCCGGGAAGCGCAAGATCACGCAGTATACGCGTTACGCCACGCTGGCTCTCGCGACCTTCCAGGCGATCGGTGTTGCCATTGCGCTGGAAGGGCAGCAAGCCGGCGGCGTTCCTGTGGTCATCGACCCGGGCTGGGCGTTCCGGTTCGTTGCGGTCATCACACTGGTTTCCGGCACCATGTTCCTGATGTGGCTCGGCGAGCAGATCACCGAGCGGGGGATCGGCAACGGTATTTCGCTGATCATCTTTGCCGGGATCGTGGCCGGGCTTCCGTCGGCCATCGGGGGTACGCTCGAGCTGGCCCGCACCGGCGAGCTGTCGGTCGCGTTGCTCATTCTGCTGTTCATCCTGGCCCTGGCCGTCACCGCGTTCGTGGTCTTCATGGAGCGCGGGCAGCGTCGGATCACAGTCAATTACGCCAAGCGGCAGCAAGGCCGGAAGGTCTATGCCGGGCAGTCGAGCCATCTCCCGCTGAAGGTGAACATGGCCGGGGTGATCCCGCCGATCTTCGCGTCGAGCATCATCCTGTTCCCGGCTACTCTCGGGGGCTGGTTCGGCTCGGCCGAGGGTATGGGGTGGCTGCAGGACCTATCCAACACCCTGTCCCCCGGCCAGCCGCTGTACGTGTTGTTCTACGCGCTGGCGATCATCTTCTTCACGTTCTTCTACACCGCGCTGATGTTCAATCCGCGGGAGACCGCCGACAACCTGAAGAAGTCCGGGGCGTTCGTCCCGGGGATTCGTCCCGGGGAGCAGACGGCGAAGTACGTGGACAAGGTGCTGTCCCGACTGACTGTAGTGGGCGCCCTGTATATCACCGCCGTGTGCCTGCTGCCCGAGTTCCTCATCGTGGCCTGGAACGTACCCTTCTATTTCGGCGGTACATCGCTGCTCATCATCGTCATTGTGATCATGGACTTCATGGCCCAGGTCCAGGCGCACTTGATGTCGCACCAGTACGACGGCCTTATGAAGAAAGCCAACCTTACCCAGCGCTGA
- the rplR gene encoding 50S ribosomal protein L18: protein MDKKTVRLRRARRGRAKIRELGMHRLCVHRTPRHIYAQVIAPDGGTTVAASSTVETEMQETVGTTGNSNAAAAVGRAIAEKAKGAGVTKVAFDRSGFQYHGRIRALADAARENGLEF from the coding sequence ATGGACAAGAAAACGGTACGTCTGCGTCGCGCCCGTCGGGGCCGCGCCAAGATTCGCGAGCTGGGGATGCACCGCCTGTGCGTCCATCGTACGCCCCGGCATATTTATGCCCAGGTGATTGCACCCGATGGCGGCACCACCGTCGCCGCCTCCTCCACCGTGGAGACGGAGATGCAGGAGACGGTCGGTACCACTGGCAACAGCAATGCCGCCGCCGCGGTGGGCCGGGCCATCGCCGAGAAGGCCAAGGGGGCCGGAGTCACCAAGGTGGCGTTCGACCGGTCCGGGTTCCAGTATCACGGTCGTATTCGCGCGCTGGCTGATGCCGCGCGGGAAAACGGGCTCGAATTCTGA
- the rplE gene encoding 50S ribosomal protein L5, whose protein sequence is MARLKDYYREQVIPQMRDQFGYGNIMEVPQISKVTLNMGIGEAVSDKKVLENAMEDMAAISGQRPIVTKARKSVAGFKIREGWPIGCKVTLRRERMYEFLDRLVSVAIPRIRDFRGLNGNSFDGRGNYTMGVREQIMFPEIDYDRIDTIRGMDITVATTANTDQEARALLGAFNFPFKG, encoded by the coding sequence ATGGCACGACTCAAAGACTACTATCGCGAACAGGTGATCCCCCAGATGCGGGATCAGTTCGGTTACGGCAACATCATGGAGGTGCCCCAGATCAGCAAAGTCACGCTGAACATGGGCATCGGCGAGGCGGTTTCCGACAAGAAGGTGCTGGAGAATGCCATGGAGGACATGGCGGCGATCAGTGGCCAGCGCCCCATTGTGACCAAGGCGCGGAAGTCGGTCGCGGGATTCAAGATCCGCGAAGGCTGGCCCATTGGCTGCAAGGTGACTCTCCGTCGGGAACGGATGTACGAGTTCCTGGATCGCCTGGTCTCGGTGGCCATTCCGCGGATCCGGGACTTCCGGGGGCTTAACGGCAACAGCTTCGACGGCCGTGGGAACTACACCATGGGGGTTCGCGAGCAGATCATGTTCCCGGAGATCGATTACGACCGTATCGATACCATCCGTGGCATGGATATCACCGTCGCGACCACGGCGAATACCGACCAGGAGGCACGGGCGCTGCTCGGGGCCTTCAACTTCCCGTTCAAGGGGTAG
- the rpsH gene encoding 30S ribosomal protein S8 — protein MSMSDPVSDMLTRIRNGLSAEKTRVSMPASGLKSNIARVLKEEGFIKDWSTRDNAGKPLLDIDLKYFEGRPVIERIDRVSRPGLRTYRGRDDLPKVANGLGVAVVSTPKGVMTDRAARASGHGGEVICYVF, from the coding sequence ATGAGCATGAGCGATCCCGTCAGCGATATGCTGACCCGCATCCGCAACGGCCTTTCCGCCGAGAAGACCCGGGTCAGTATGCCGGCCTCTGGGTTGAAGTCGAATATTGCCCGCGTCCTCAAGGAAGAGGGTTTCATCAAGGATTGGTCGACCCGGGACAACGCCGGAAAACCGCTGCTGGATATTGATCTCAAGTACTTCGAGGGACGGCCCGTTATCGAGCGAATCGACCGCGTTTCGCGCCCCGGGCTCCGTACCTACCGTGGCCGCGACGACCTGCCAAAGGTGGCCAACGGGCTCGGGGTGGCCGTCGTCTCGACGCCCAAGGGCGTCATGACCGACCGCGCCGCCCGGGCCTCCGGCCACGGCGGCGAGGTCATCTGCTACGTCTTCTAG
- the rpsE gene encoding 30S ribosomal protein S5: MASFNQSQATDGLQERLVTINRVAKVVKGGRLFSFTALTVVGDGEGRVGYGYGKAREVPSAISKAMEDARKNMVRVPMNGGTLQYPVTATHGAAKVFMQPASAGTGIIAGGAMRAVFDVAGVHDVLAKCIGSNNPINVLQATLNGLREMRGPEEVAAKRGIAVEDLVG; this comes from the coding sequence ATGGCGTCCTTTAATCAGAGCCAAGCCACCGATGGCCTCCAGGAACGGCTGGTCACCATTAACCGCGTCGCCAAGGTGGTCAAGGGCGGTCGGCTGTTCTCCTTCACCGCGTTGACGGTCGTCGGCGACGGTGAGGGCCGTGTCGGTTACGGCTACGGCAAGGCGCGCGAGGTGCCGTCCGCGATTTCCAAGGCGATGGAAGACGCGCGGAAGAACATGGTTCGGGTTCCCATGAATGGAGGCACGCTTCAGTACCCGGTTACGGCCACCCACGGGGCTGCGAAGGTCTTTATGCAACCCGCGTCGGCCGGTACGGGCATTATCGCGGGCGGTGCGATGCGAGCGGTCTTTGATGTCGCCGGCGTCCATGATGTGCTCGCCAAGTGCATCGGTTCCAACAATCCGATCAACGTGCTGCAGGCGACGCTCAACGGGCTTCGCGAGATGCGCGGTCCGGAAGAGGTCGCTGCCAAGCGTGGCATCGCGGTCGAAGACCTGGTGGGTTAG
- the rplF gene encoding 50S ribosomal protein L6 — protein sequence MARTTQNPLSIPSGVELQVDGRRIQVKGSKGELEHDVHQDVDIEEGSGEVRFRPRDDNFKTNALTGTTRAVVRNMIQGVSEGFERRLQMVGVGYRAQAQGQTLNLNVGFSHPVNYEVPEGITIETPSQTEILVKGIDKQQVGQVAAELRAYRPPEPYKGKGVRYADERVIMKEAKKK from the coding sequence ATGGCGAGAACAACACAGAATCCGTTGAGCATCCCGTCCGGGGTCGAGCTTCAGGTCGACGGTCGCCGGATCCAGGTGAAGGGCAGCAAGGGCGAGCTCGAGCACGACGTCCATCAGGATGTCGACATCGAGGAGGGGAGCGGCGAAGTCCGCTTCCGCCCTCGTGATGACAACTTCAAGACGAATGCCCTGACCGGTACCACTCGGGCCGTGGTGCGGAACATGATCCAGGGCGTCAGCGAAGGGTTCGAGCGTCGGCTGCAGATGGTAGGCGTCGGATACCGCGCTCAGGCGCAGGGGCAGACGCTGAACCTCAACGTCGGCTTTTCACACCCGGTGAACTACGAGGTGCCGGAAGGCATCACCATCGAGACCCCGAGCCAGACCGAGATTTTGGTCAAGGGAATCGACAAGCAGCAGGTGGGTCAGGTGGCCGCCGAGCTTCGTGCCTACCGTCCGCCGGAGCCCTATAAGGGCAAGGGTGTACGGTATGCCGATGAGCGGGTCATCATGAAAGAGGCCAAGAAGAAGTAG
- the rpsN gene encoding 30S ribosomal protein S14 codes for MAKRSMIEREKKRARLAKKYAAKREELKGRVKDTTLPPEERLAAQRELQKIPRNASPVRRENRCSVTGRPHGYYRKFGLGRNKLREAVMRGDVPGVRKSSW; via the coding sequence ATGGCGAAACGCAGCATGATCGAGCGCGAAAAGAAGCGCGCCCGCCTGGCCAAGAAGTACGCGGCCAAGCGCGAAGAACTCAAGGGTCGGGTGAAGGACACCACGCTTCCCCCGGAGGAGCGGCTGGCAGCTCAGCGTGAGCTTCAGAAGATCCCGCGCAACGCGAGTCCGGTGCGGCGCGAGAATCGCTGTTCAGTGACTGGCCGTCCGCACGGGTATTACCGGAAGTTCGGCCTCGGGCGAAACAAGCTGCGGGAGGCCGTTATGCGCGGCGATGTCCCGGGCGTTCGCAAGAGCAGCTGGTAG
- the rplO gene encoding 50S ribosomal protein L15, whose translation MRLNDLRRAKGARKERKRVARGTGSGLGKTAGRGHNGLKSRSGGRVSPGFEGGQMPLQRRLPKVGFRSRMARTTAEVRLDRLGKVEGDAVTLEGLKAAGVIPHSMERAKIIGSGEIAGPVTVRGLRVTKGARAAIEAAGGRVED comes from the coding sequence ATGCGACTCAACGATCTGCGGCGCGCCAAGGGCGCACGGAAAGAGAGGAAGCGGGTCGCCCGCGGGACCGGAAGCGGGCTCGGCAAGACCGCCGGCCGTGGACATAACGGTCTCAAGTCGCGCTCCGGCGGCCGCGTCAGCCCCGGCTTCGAGGGTGGCCAGATGCCGCTGCAGCGCCGGCTGCCAAAGGTTGGCTTCCGCTCCCGGATGGCTCGGACGACCGCGGAGGTCCGTCTTGATCGCCTCGGCAAGGTCGAGGGCGATGCCGTGACACTGGAGGGCCTCAAGGCCGCGGGCGTCATCCCGCACAGCATGGAGCGTGCGAAGATCATCGGCAGTGGTGAAATCGCCGGTCCGGTGACCGTCCGGGGCCTGCGGGTGACCAAGGGCGCCCGGGCAGCGATCGAGGCGGCCGGCGGCCGCGTCGAAGACTAA
- the rpsC gene encoding 30S ribosomal protein S3: MGHKVHPTGIRLGIVKDWRSTWYADSKQYPELLHNDLQVRDYLNKKLAHASVSRIQIERPAKNARITIHTARPGIVIGKKGADIERLRQEIRGLVGVDEVKIDIEEIRKPEIDAELVAQNIAQQLEKRIMFRRAMKRAVGNAMRLGAQGVKVNVAGRLNGAEIARSEWYREGRVPLHTLRADVDYALAEAKTTYGVIGVKVWIFKGEIMDTHEHNKAQGGDAEKPAANQG, translated from the coding sequence ATGGGTCACAAGGTACATCCGACCGGCATTCGCCTCGGGATCGTCAAGGACTGGCGCTCCACCTGGTATGCCGACAGCAAGCAGTACCCGGAGCTGCTCCACAACGATCTGCAGGTCCGCGACTACCTGAACAAGAAGCTGGCGCACGCCTCCGTGAGCCGGATCCAGATCGAGCGGCCCGCCAAGAATGCGCGGATCACCATCCACACGGCGCGGCCGGGGATCGTGATCGGCAAGAAGGGCGCCGACATCGAACGGCTCCGCCAGGAGATCCGCGGGCTGGTGGGCGTCGACGAGGTCAAGATCGACATCGAGGAGATCCGTAAGCCGGAGATCGATGCCGAACTCGTCGCGCAGAACATCGCTCAGCAGCTCGAGAAGCGGATCATGTTCCGCCGGGCCATGAAGCGGGCCGTGGGTAATGCCATGCGGCTCGGTGCCCAGGGCGTCAAGGTCAACGTGGCGGGCCGCCTGAACGGCGCGGAGATCGCTCGTTCGGAGTGGTATCGAGAGGGCCGCGTGCCTCTGCACACCCTCCGGGCCGACGTTGACTACGCCCTGGCAGAGGCCAAGACCACGTACGGCGTCATCGGCGTGAAAGTCTGGATCTTCAAGGGCGAGATCATGGACACCCACGAGCACAACAAGGCGCAGGGCGGCGACGCCGAGAAGCCGGCTGCCAACCAGGGGTAA
- the rpmJ gene encoding 50S ribosomal protein L36, producing MKVRASVKKICRNCKIIKRNGTVRVICSDGRHKQRQG from the coding sequence ATGAAGGTTCGTGCATCGGTCAAGAAGATCTGCCGCAACTGCAAGATCATCAAGCGCAACGGGACTGTCCGGGTTATTTGCTCGGACGGTCGCCATAAGCAGCGCCAGGGTTGA
- the rplN gene encoding 50S ribosomal protein L14, whose product MIQMQTTLNVADNSGARRVQCIKVLGGSKRRYANIGDIIKVSVKEAIPRGRVKKGDVYNAVVVRSCKGVRRPDGSVIRFDANAAVLLNAQLQPVGTRIFGPVTRELRTENFMKIISLAPEVL is encoded by the coding sequence ATGATACAGATGCAGACGACGCTGAATGTGGCGGATAACAGTGGCGCCCGCCGCGTGCAGTGCATCAAGGTGCTCGGCGGCTCCAAGCGTCGCTACGCCAATATCGGAGACATCATCAAGGTGAGCGTTAAGGAGGCGATCCCGCGGGGTCGCGTCAAGAAGGGTGATGTCTACAACGCCGTGGTCGTGCGCTCGTGCAAGGGCGTTCGGCGGCCGGACGGGTCCGTGATCCGTTTCGATGCCAATGCCGCGGTGCTGCTGAACGCTCAGCTGCAGCCGGTGGGGACCCGTATCTTCGGGCCGGTGACCCGCGAGCTGCGCACCGAGAACTTCATGAAGATCATCTCGCTGGCACCTGAAGTGCTGTAA
- the rplP gene encoding 50S ribosomal protein L16, with protein MLQPKRTKFRKRQKGRNTGLATSGTDVSFGEFGLKAVERGRITSRQIEAARRAMNRYIKRGGKIWIRIFPDKPISEKPLEVRMGKGKGNVEYWVSEIQPGKMLYEMEGVSEEVAREAFRLAAQKLPVKTVFVTRTVL; from the coding sequence ATGCTCCAGCCGAAGCGAACAAAATTCCGCAAGCGCCAGAAGGGCCGTAATACCGGTCTCGCTACCTCCGGCACCGACGTCAGCTTTGGCGAGTTCGGGCTGAAGGCGGTGGAGCGGGGTCGGATCACCTCGCGCCAGATCGAGGCGGCCCGTCGGGCGATGAATCGCTACATTAAGCGTGGCGGGAAGATCTGGATCCGGATCTTCCCCGACAAGCCCATCTCCGAAAAGCCCCTGGAGGTCCGCATGGGCAAGGGCAAGGGCAACGTCGAGTACTGGGTCTCCGAGATCCAGCCCGGCAAGATGCTCTACGAGATGGAAGGGGTCTCGGAAGAGGTCGCGCGGGAGGCGTTCCGTCTCGCGGCGCAGAAGCTTCCGGTCAAGACGGTATTCGTAACCCGGACGGTGTTGTGA
- the rpsS gene encoding 30S ribosomal protein S19, whose product MPRSIKKGPFVDLDLVKKVEAAHASGSKKPIKTWSRRSMVVPDMIGLTIAVHNGRQHVPVLISENMVGHKLGEFASTRHFRGHAADKKSR is encoded by the coding sequence ATGCCTCGTTCCATCAAGAAGGGTCCTTTCGTCGATCTCGACCTCGTCAAGAAGGTGGAGGCGGCTCACGCCTCGGGCAGCAAGAAGCCCATCAAGACCTGGTCCCGGCGTTCCATGGTGGTCCCCGACATGATCGGGTTGACCATTGCGGTCCATAACGGCCGTCAGCATGTTCCGGTGCTTATCTCCGAGAACATGGTCGGTCACAAGCTCGGCGAATTCGCGAGCACGCGGCACTTCCGCGGGCACGCCGCCGACAAGAAGTCGCGCTAG
- the rpsM gene encoding 30S ribosomal protein S13, giving the protein MARIAGVNIPVNKHAEIALTTIYGIGRTTAQAVCDAANVPRNTPVRELSEDQVDRLRDEVGKLSVEGDLRREISMNIKRLMDLGCYRGLRHRRGLPVHGQRTRTNARTRKGPPRAIRR; this is encoded by the coding sequence ATGGCCCGTATAGCTGGTGTCAACATCCCGGTGAACAAGCACGCCGAGATCGCGCTTACCACCATCTACGGCATTGGCCGCACCACCGCGCAGGCCGTGTGTGATGCCGCCAATGTCCCGCGGAACACGCCGGTCCGCGAGCTTAGCGAAGACCAGGTCGATCGCCTCCGGGACGAGGTCGGCAAGCTCTCCGTGGAGGGTGATCTCCGGCGTGAGATCTCCATGAACATCAAGCGGCTCATGGACCTCGGCTGCTACCGGGGGCTTCGGCACCGGCGGGGGCTTCCCGTCCACGGCCAGCGCACGCGTACCAATGCGCGTACCCGCAAGGGTCCGCCGCGCGCCATCCGCCGCTAA
- the rplW gene encoding 50S ribosomal protein L23: protein MNQERLMKVLLAPHVSEKTTRAAEEDNQVAFRVLPDANKLEIRKAVETLFNVDVVNVQTVYVKGKKKRFGVQQGRRKDWKKAYVRLAEGQDIDFVGAE, encoded by the coding sequence ATGAATCAAGAGCGACTCATGAAGGTCCTGCTCGCGCCGCACGTCTCCGAGAAGACCACGCGTGCGGCCGAAGAAGACAACCAGGTGGCGTTCCGGGTGCTGCCCGACGCGAACAAGCTGGAGATCCGCAAGGCGGTAGAGACGCTTTTCAATGTCGACGTAGTCAACGTGCAAACGGTCTACGTGAAGGGCAAGAAGAAGCGTTTCGGCGTCCAGCAGGGGCGGCGCAAAGACTGGAAGAAGGCGTACGTCCGACTGGCCGAGGGCCAAGACATCGACTTCGTCGGCGCCGAGTAA
- the rplV gene encoding 50S ribosomal protein L22 produces METAAKLRFARISPQKTRLVADQVRGMPVEAALQQLTFSPKKAAEVVRKVIESAVANAEHNDGADIDELRVQRITVDEGPALKRIQARAKGRANRILKRTSHITVVVAEQ; encoded by the coding sequence ATGGAAACCGCAGCTAAGCTCCGGTTCGCGCGCATCTCGCCGCAGAAGACCCGTCTGGTCGCCGACCAGGTTCGGGGCATGCCGGTGGAGGCCGCGCTACAGCAGCTCACCTTCAGCCCCAAGAAGGCCGCGGAAGTCGTCCGCAAGGTGATCGAGTCGGCGGTGGCCAATGCCGAACACAACGACGGCGCCGATATCGACGAGCTCCGCGTTCAGCGGATCACCGTCGACGAGGGCCCGGCACTCAAGCGCATCCAGGCGCGAGCCAAGGGGCGCGCGAATCGAATCCTCAAGCGGACCAGCCACATTACCGTGGTGGTCGCGGAACAGTAG
- the rplB gene encoding 50S ribosomal protein L2 translates to MALKKANPTSPGRRFVVQVVNEELHKGRPWAPLTEKQHRRGGRNSDGRITARHRGGGHKQLYRHIDFRRGKDGVPARVERLEHDPNRSAHIALLLYADGERRYILAPRNVNVGTELRSGVDAPIRPGNALPLRNIPVGTTIHNVEMKPGKGGQLARAAGTGVQLVAREGTYATLRLRSGEMRKVHVDCRATVGEVGNSEHTLRKLGKAGAKRWAGERPTVRGVSMNPVDHPHGGGEGRTAGGRHPVSPWGQPTKGYRTRKNKATDKFIVRRRKRK, encoded by the coding sequence ATGGCACTGAAGAAGGCAAATCCGACCTCTCCGGGGCGTCGCTTCGTAGTCCAGGTCGTCAACGAGGAGCTGCACAAGGGGCGTCCATGGGCGCCGCTGACCGAGAAGCAGCACCGGCGTGGCGGTCGTAACAGCGACGGCCGGATCACGGCCCGGCACCGGGGTGGTGGCCACAAGCAGCTCTATCGCCACATCGATTTCCGGCGCGGCAAGGACGGGGTTCCGGCGCGGGTGGAGCGGCTCGAGCACGACCCGAACCGGAGCGCGCACATCGCGCTGCTCCTGTACGCCGACGGCGAGCGCCGGTACATCCTGGCGCCGCGGAACGTGAACGTCGGCACGGAGCTTCGGTCGGGCGTGGATGCCCCCATTCGCCCCGGCAATGCCCTGCCGCTTCGCAATATCCCGGTGGGTACGACCATCCACAATGTCGAGATGAAGCCGGGCAAGGGCGGTCAGCTCGCTCGCGCTGCCGGGACCGGTGTTCAGCTGGTCGCCCGCGAGGGGACCTACGCGACTCTGCGGCTGCGCTCCGGCGAGATGCGGAAGGTACACGTCGACTGCCGCGCTACGGTGGGCGAGGTCGGCAACTCGGAGCATACCCTGCGCAAGCTCGGTAAGGCCGGGGCCAAGCGGTGGGCCGGTGAACGGCCGACGGTTCGTGGCGTATCCATGAACCCCGTGGATCACCCCCACGGCGGTGGTGAGGGCCGCACGGCCGGCGGGCGTCATCCGGTGTCCCCCTGGGGGCAGCCCACCAAGGGCTACCGGACGCGCAAAAACAAGGCGACGGACAAGTTCATCGTCCGCCGTCGCAAGCGGAAATAA